A region of the Arachis hypogaea cultivar Tifrunner chromosome 15, arahy.Tifrunner.gnm2.J5K5, whole genome shotgun sequence genome:
cAGAGAgagttcatttaaaaaaaattgcaattgTTTAATATAGTTTGATAAATATAGGTCGACAAATTTTcgttaataagaaaaaaaaatgtaaattaattaattaaagtaattagttgtttagatattttttgaaatatttatattttttcttttattaatacgcatatctttttaaattttaaaatattttaagaattacatatcaataaattatttatttgtttatttattacaataatttgaATTGGAAtggattgaaaaataaatttaaattgatgtaatataaattttattattttaaataaaattgattgGTCTaacagagaagaaaaaaaagacatataaaaaaagaaaataaacatacttaattaaaattaattataaaaataatttgatcgtataatattttttattatttatctcatTAGCAATGACAatgatataaataataaaaaatataattattttttaaaaatatataaataaataaataatttattttaaaaaatgctTTAAATGGGAAAAGCTTAAATcagtaaaaatgaaaaatgaaaagaacATGTTGTAAATTTGTAAGTATTCTATgcagaaaaaattatattaatatatttacaaTTTCACCCCAAATTTATTCTAAATTCCTTTAAGCATTCTGATTCGTTGAAGATCATTAGATATTTTCACTATACTAGATTCTTCTAAATAAGAATGATAAAAACATTATCAAACATCAATTAACTTGAAGATAAATTAGGATTCTTAAATCTTAAAGCTCTCAATAGTGATTAGTAAATAGGTCATCCAATTgaacataaattaaaaagataagcatTGTTTATCTGTAGTTGTTAGTTTGCCCTATATGTATGCCAAGTTACACAAGTACCTAGTAACCTAGCTAGCTagcatttttaatttgaatagcAAGTAGTATATTAACATAGCAACAAATAATATTAAGATTATATTATGAGCATACATTGAGCTTACAGTGAGTCAAAAAGTTAATAAGTACTCATCAAtagttaaatataatattaaatattggaTAACATTGTTCTCAATGTTCTGATATCATATACATTAAATATCAGTAAATATATTTGGACAGAAAGAATGGCTGAAGCAGATCATTAAGATTTTCTGTTTCAGAATCAATATTAGTTTTGTTCATTAGGATTTGGACGGGGAAGGAATATGTTAATTAATGATGTATATTGCTCCCTAATTGGGTCATCAAGATGGCAAAATCCATGCCTTTAATCATAGTAGGGACAGCTACACTGACCGGACACTCCTTTGAGAATCCTTCCTTCCCAGATTTCTGAACGTCGATTAGGCACTTCTTCAACTTGTGGTGACAATCCACAGAAAGCATTCCTGTATTAAAACAAGAACACCATGCTTAGTTAGTTACATTGTTAATGATGCAGAAGCAATCTTCTGTAAATAAGTTTACTATGCTGATAGTTATGGGCTATGGCATGCAGCAGAAACAGTTTCCATATCCATAATGAACACAATACCACATATCTCTCTATCTAAACACTTGAACTTTTGGGAGGAATAAGTCATATAACGAGAAAATGGTTAGTATTTGATCATTGTCTTTAGTTCTTctgaataaaaactaaaatttcagcACAAGATAGAACGGATCCATGCATTGTTCAATCTATAAGTCTGTAACATTGATTAATGTGGCTTTAGCCCTTTACCCAACCACACAAGGAATTAATGATATTCATACACGTTTGCTTAATATGAATGGTAACATAGTCCATTCCTAATTGGTTCCATTAGATTCCATCCATGTGAAAACATGGTACGCTACATGTGAAATATGTCAACTTCAATACGCAGATGAATTGTAAATTGGTACGTGAAATTCGATAATAGGAAGAATATGAAAAGGTTACCTTCTTTGTCAACGCAATTGTCATGGGCCATGCAACAAGCGTCAATATCATCACAGGGTTGCTCACCAGGGCAGCCAAAGTACCCCACCCCGCAATACTTTCCGTATTTGATTGACAGCACTGAAATGTGAAAACAATTTCATCAATCAAATCTATGCATGAAACAAATCCAGCTTCAATTTAAATCTAATCTTATCTTTACCGTTGCATTGTTCTGCAATGCATTTCTTGCTGCACGCATTGGCCTCTACCTGTTCTCCGCATCAAATTCATCACGAAACGCGATTAGGGATTAGACATTACAGATTTGATAGAAACAGAATAGTTAGTTACCTCGGAGAGATCAACAAGGACAGCGAGGAGGAGGACAACGACGACGGCGGTGGCGCGTGACATATTGCGTCGAGTAAACCGAAATAACGAAAACGTAAAACAACGAGACGTCCCGTAAGCCAATGTCGTTGCAGGCTCTCTGTTTTTCATTGGTTTTAAATAACGCAGGTTATGTCAGGGAGGGCATACCCGAAATTACCAAAACAGCCCTTACCGAAATTACCAATTGCTATTTGCGATGCAGCTTTCTCTATATTTAGACTTTGTTTGATAAAAtttgtttggtaaaattttttaaagaagtgcttgtacttttttaaagttcaaattttttattttatatttggtaaaaaaGATTATGTACTTATACTTGCGGTTTTTAAAAGATCAGCGTACTTTTAAAAGTACATAAGATAGAGCTTTTTAAAGTTGACttatacttttcaaaatttaaaagtccaATATAACtttatatgttaactaatttttaaatttaatgtttgcatttatgtctattttagtatttttaaaatttaaaaactattttatgaAATGTAATTGTTATTGCTTGTGTTTATTCaaagctatttttaatttaatttaccaaatataaatgttacaacttttaaaaatctatcttttaaaagttaacttttataaactacttttgaaACGTAAAGGCTTTACCAAACCAAACCTTAGTTTTGATATAAGTTTACGACCATGAAAATATTTAGGGTTATATCAAAGTGATGGAAATAATACATCTTCAATAACCCTGCTAATTTATTGACACATACTATCAAATTCAAGAGGATCTCTTGCATACACGAGCAAATAACAGAGTTCACAACTTTTGGAACAAACTTCCTtaagtaaaaaaatatgataaaatgaAAATCTAATCACCCGTAATAAAAATCACACGTTAATAGCAAATTTGACATTAATTAATCTCTTATTTTACCGCTTTACaaattttcttcagaatttttttgCGTTCTATACAATGCGGCTGTAGAACTAATAATACACACGAAACAGTATATATGTAATAAACCAACACTATTTTTTGATTGTCCCCAAAGATAATTAGACCCATTTTTTCCTGTAAAaggtttagaaaataaatttcaacCATCTGTCTTGTATTTTGCGTGGGGTTCTTAAGCATTTATTGAAGTTCACAAGCATGCACAAAATTCTAACTAAACATTTTTCAACTTCTTTTCATGCAAAGCTAAATGAGTTGCCtcaatcattaagtaatttaaaCAAAGGATTATTGCAAAGGTATCATCATTCATTCTCGATTGTCACTAGCTTCCAACATGATAAGAGGAGCAATGCATGGTCCATCCCGCTTCAAATACAAGAGGGTTATTAATTGTGGCTTATCAAAGTTAAACCGCTAGCTTCTCAGCTTTTTctcaaagaaagaaacaaaaatccacaataacaaaaattatgGTCTAGAATGCTCCATAATCCACACAATGTGTAAATGACCAGTGCAGCTGGCTTAGGAGTATAAAACCTCAAGCTAAAAACATACACTACCCGAGCAGTTTATCTTCAGGGATAGTAACCGGTGATGGTAAATCCCCTTCCGACAATCTCGCCAgaacaaaaccatgcaaaacattcCAGGCCAAACAAAGCGGCAATACCTGCGTCCTCCACCTTCAACTCTTGCCTGTTCTTCCACAAATTCTTGACGTAATCAAGCTCCTTCCAGAATGACTCGTTACGGCGAGGAATGCTGTAAAAGAATGGAAGGGTTAAGCATATTGCCACAACATTAAGAATGAAGGTCCACTTGATAAGTGACCAGATTGAGTAGGGAGAACATGTCTGCATCTCAATCAGCAAATGCGCTGAAGATGGGAGCAACAACACAACAATTTTGAAATGCATGTCAAATTTAAAGGACTTCAAGAGATCAAACAGCATTGACATATGTTAATAAACATGTGATGGGTCAAAATGAAGTATAGGATAAAATACTGGTGCTTATGAGGCCTCACAAGAACATAAAGAGTATATTCATATGCAAGTCATACAGTCAACCCATAATATAGCAGAATTTGGTGAATCATAAAACTGTCCATCATAGCATTCATGAATTCCATGTCAGATTTTAAGAGCTAATTCTGAGGTAACCTCTAAATGCAAATACAGTCCATACCCTCAAAAAGCCAATTGAAAGAACGAACAATAGCAGTCATGCATTTGCCCAAAGCGGTCAAGACATTTGAAAGGAAGGAGCTCTTATTTGATAACATTATTTGAAAACTTGACATTATTTAAATGGAAGGAGCTGGTTTTAGCTGCAACATCAGATTCTTGCAAGGAACATCTACTACAATACTATTTGAAAACAAAGGTACTGACATGATCAAACTTAATTAAAGAATACAGCAAATCCACACATGGGAACACTTTTTTCTTTCGGGGAAAATTAGAACAAGATTGGAGAAAATATAACCTAGCAAGGCGGGTGTAGAACAATTGTTTTGCCAGAAGGTCACATTTCTCCACCGTGGGTGGCTCCTGAATGTATTGCTTGTTCTGCTCCAACAACTGCTTGTAGTAAGCAGTTCCATGGTTGGTGATGAATTTTGAGGCTTGGCATGCCTTCGACTGCAGCTGATGCAACTTCGATGCCATCAAGAGCTCAAATTCTGCAATTCAAGAAGAAAATCAGGAATCCAaattctttataaaaaaaaaaataaaaatccagaTGCTAACATATATTCCAAAATCCACATAACTACcatttctaaaacttcttttTTCTATGTAATATTTCAGGAAATTCACTGAAAACATTAACGAAGCATGACAAACTAGAACCCAAGGTTCCCATCGTCGAAATGCATATAAAATTGATTCAAGAGTATATAgccatttttatttcttctatcAGGATACTTCATAATTATAcccaaaaaaatgaataaaaggtAGCTATCCAATGACATGAGAATCTCAATAATTTGAATGAAAACAACACAGATCTATCCAGAAATGCACATAGAGAGACTCAAAAACCCTAAATGTCATACTGGGTGCTAAGTCAAAACCCTAAATTTCAAACCATCCATATTacacaaataattaaaaagacgAAAACCAAATTGGAGAATCGGTGAATGTATGATTGGAGTTAGTGAGAGGAATTACAACAGATCAGAGAAAAGAGATTCATGGAAGATCTAAAAGACGGATGAagcagaaaaaacaaaaataaaattagaagatGCATAGTAATGAATgaaggagagaaggagagagtgaGAGAGGGCATTACCGTGGTGCGAAGGAGAATGAATGAGACTGAGACTGAAAGTGAGAGTGAGCGTGAGAGTGAGAGAGGGTTTGTTAGGGATTTGAGGGTTGCAGTCGCCGCCGCTAAGTTTGTGGAGGTTCGCAGCAACGAGCGAAATGAAAGAAAAACGATAGTGGCTTTGCGTTGTGTGTAGCAAGATTGAGATCGCTATTCACTGAGGTTTTTGTTACTTGTGCCATACTAATACCAtttctttcaatttatttatttattattattaaaccacCATTTGTCCAAAAATATTTAGTTTTGACAACGAAAAAAAACAGAGAATCATTTTAATTAGCAAATATGATTTTCGTTGTTAttgtaaagagaaaaaaatatttgttattgttCTGGACCGATATTCGGTCCTTCCTCGGAACAGTCACCAAACTTGGTTATCTTGGATTGGGTCATTTTTATGGTCTAAAGTAAATCAATAATTACTAATATCCTAActtaacatttaaatttaaattcttctCTTATCTTAGttgaataagataagataagatacctACCTCAAGC
Encoded here:
- the LOC112747244 gene encoding probable phospholipase A2 homolog 1, whose amino-acid sequence is MKNREPATTLAYGTSRCFTFSLFRFTRRNMSRATAVVVVLLLAVLVDLSEVEANACSKKCIAEQCNVLSIKYGKYCGVGYFGCPGEQPCDDIDACCMAHDNCVDKEGMLSVDCHHKLKKCLIDVQKSGKEGFSKECPVSVAVPTMIKGMDFAILMTQLGSNIHH
- the LOC112751324 gene encoding uncharacterized protein, yielding MASKLHQLQSKACQASKFITNHGTAYYKQLLEQNKQYIQEPPTVEKCDLLAKQLFYTRLASIPRRNESFWKELDYVKNLWKNRQELKVEDAGIAALFGLECFAWFCSGEIVGRGFTITGYYP